Proteins encoded together in one Luteimonas fraxinea window:
- the mazG gene encoding nucleoside triphosphate pyrophosphohydrolase, whose translation MSHAPGDIHRILDIMARLRDPQSGCPWDVKQDFASIAAYTIEEAYEVADAIDRGDLPGLCDELGDLLLQVVFHAQMAQEQGAFAFGDVVDAISDKMIRRHPHIFGDVSADDAETVLRNWEAIKREERAAAGETDASALAGIARGLPEWQRAVKLQQRAARVGFDWSGPEPVIAKLHEEIDEVRVEFDAVAADPDDTAAQDRLEEELGDLLFVAANLARHAKVDVGAALRRANHKFERRFRAMETMAEAEGSALAGQSLDAQDAYWNRAKQAERET comes from the coding sequence ATGTCGCATGCCCCCGGCGATATCCATCGCATCCTCGACATCATGGCGCGCCTGCGCGATCCGCAGAGCGGCTGTCCCTGGGACGTCAAACAGGATTTCGCGTCCATCGCCGCCTATACGATCGAGGAGGCCTACGAGGTCGCCGACGCGATCGATCGCGGCGATCTGCCCGGTCTGTGCGATGAACTCGGCGATCTGCTGCTGCAGGTCGTCTTCCACGCGCAGATGGCGCAGGAGCAGGGCGCGTTCGCGTTCGGCGATGTCGTCGATGCGATCAGCGACAAGATGATCCGCCGGCACCCGCACATCTTCGGCGACGTCTCGGCCGACGATGCCGAGACCGTGCTGCGCAACTGGGAGGCGATCAAGCGCGAGGAGCGTGCCGCGGCGGGCGAGACGGACGCGTCGGCACTGGCCGGCATCGCACGCGGGCTGCCGGAATGGCAGCGCGCGGTGAAGCTGCAGCAGCGCGCCGCGCGTGTCGGCTTCGACTGGTCGGGCCCGGAGCCGGTGATCGCGAAATTGCACGAGGAGATCGACGAGGTGCGCGTGGAGTTCGACGCGGTCGCTGCCGATCCGGATGACACTGCGGCGCAGGATCGACTCGAAGAAGAACTGGGCGATCTGCTGTTCGTCGCGGCGAATCTCGCGCGGCACGCGAAGGTCGATGTCGGCGCCGCATTGCGGCGAGCCAACCACAAGTTCGAGCGTCGCTTCCGCGCGATGGAAACGATGGCCGAGGCCGAGGGCAGTGCGCTCGCAGGCCAGTCGCTGGACGCGCAGGATGCGTACTGGAACCGCGCCAAGCAGGCCGAGCGCGAGACATGA
- the cysQ gene encoding 3'(2'),5'-bisphosphate nucleotidase CysQ gives MADAAGPVTAAVRDGVIAIARAAADAILAVYAEDFDVIRKADASPVTAADLAAHRVIVDGLRALTPDIPIVSEESAVVVPAEERRAWTRMWLVDPLDGTREFVKRNGEFTVNIALIDNGVAVFGVIQAPVTGALWHGAPGHGAFVREGDRDTALHAPRHDPARPVALRVAASRSHRDPRTTALLERIGDVTPVPLGSSLKFCRLAEGGMDVYPRFGPTSEWDTAAGQAILEGAGGAVLDPQGRPFRYNQRDTILNGDFIALGDPSLPWRDWLDPRD, from the coding sequence GTGGCTGACGCCGCCGGACCCGTCACCGCAGCGGTCCGCGACGGCGTCATCGCGATCGCACGCGCCGCGGCCGACGCGATCCTCGCCGTCTACGCCGAAGACTTCGACGTCATCCGCAAGGCCGACGCCAGCCCGGTCACCGCCGCCGATCTGGCCGCGCACCGCGTCATCGTCGACGGCCTGCGCGCGCTGACGCCCGATATTCCGATCGTCTCCGAAGAATCCGCCGTCGTGGTGCCTGCTGAGGAGCGCCGCGCATGGACGCGGATGTGGCTCGTCGATCCACTCGACGGCACGCGCGAGTTCGTCAAACGCAATGGCGAGTTCACGGTCAACATCGCGCTGATCGACAACGGCGTCGCGGTGTTCGGTGTGATCCAGGCGCCGGTGACCGGCGCGCTGTGGCATGGCGCACCCGGGCATGGTGCGTTCGTCCGCGAAGGCGATCGCGATACCGCACTTCACGCGCCGCGTCACGATCCCGCGAGGCCCGTCGCGCTGCGCGTCGCCGCGAGCCGCTCGCATCGCGATCCGCGCACGACGGCGCTGCTCGAGCGGATCGGCGATGTGACGCCGGTGCCGCTGGGCTCTTCGCTGAAGTTCTGCCGGCTCGCCGAGGGCGGCATGGATGTCTATCCGCGCTTCGGTCCGACCAGCGAGTGGGACACCGCGGCCGGCCAGGCGATCCTCGAAGGCGCAGGCGGCGCAGTGCTTGACCCGCAGGGCCGGCCGTTCCGGTACAACCAGCGCGACACGATCCTCAATGGCGATTTCATCGCGCTGGGCGATCCGTCGTTGCCGTGGCGTGACTGGCTCGATCCGCGCGACTAG
- the nudE gene encoding ADP compounds hydrolase NudE, which translates to MSKTLPTIHEVTEHEAALYRMERLDLEFSNGERRLYERLHGRGHGAVIVVPMLDTETVLLVREYAAGFHRYELGLVKGRIDAGESALEAANRELKEEIGYGARSVEALRSISLAPQYMSHQATLVIARDLYPERLAGDEPEELDVVPWKLDALHELILLDEFSEGRSIAALFIVRDWLRHHGG; encoded by the coding sequence ATGAGCAAGACGCTGCCGACCATCCACGAGGTCACCGAGCACGAAGCGGCGCTGTACCGCATGGAGCGGCTCGATCTGGAGTTCTCCAACGGCGAACGGCGCCTGTACGAACGTCTGCATGGCCGCGGCCATGGCGCGGTGATCGTGGTGCCGATGCTGGATACGGAGACCGTGCTGCTGGTGCGCGAGTACGCCGCCGGCTTCCATCGCTACGAGCTGGGTCTGGTCAAGGGCCGCATCGACGCGGGCGAGTCCGCGCTCGAAGCCGCCAACCGCGAACTCAAGGAAGAGATCGGCTATGGCGCGCGCAGTGTCGAAGCGCTGCGCTCGATCTCGTTGGCGCCGCAGTACATGAGCCACCAGGCGACGCTGGTCATCGCGCGCGATCTGTATCCCGAGCGCCTGGCCGGCGACGAGCCCGAAGAGCTCGACGTAGTGCCGTGGAAGCTCGATGCACTGCACGAGCTGATCCTGCTCGATGAGTTCTCCGAAGGCCGTTCGATCGCCGCGCTGTTCATCGTCCGCGACTGGCTGCGTCACCACGGTGGCTGA
- the bioA gene encoding adenosylmethionine--8-amino-7-oxononanoate transaminase — translation MTGQIHDAAILADGNDWRTRDLAAVWHPCTQMREHPDIQPMLPIVRGEGAWLIEAGGRKILDSGSSWWTNLHGHAEPRIAEAIATQARTLEQVILAGCTHPAAVELAERLLAVAPREPGRPPLTKVFFADNGSAGVEVALKMAFQWFQNRGDEPRRTKFVALQNGYHGETLGALAVGDIPLYRRVYAPLLCESVFAPSPDAYTARAGQSAAGHAEDAADALAHLLDAHAGEICALILEPLVQCAGGMRMHDPVYLKRVRELCDVHGVFLIADEIAVGFGRTGTLFAFEQAGVQPDLLCLSKGLTGGFLPLSTVLATQALYDGFLDASRERAFLHSHSYTGNPLACAAALASLDIFATDDVLARNRDTAAKMATLAAQIGAHRHVADTRQTGMIVAFELTRDGDKATPFDPALRVGLRAYRHAVERGVLLRPLGDILYWMPPYCIDDAQLQLLADVTAEAIEAGTACV, via the coding sequence ATGACTGGACAGATTCACGATGCGGCCATTCTAGCCGACGGCAACGACTGGCGGACCCGCGACCTCGCCGCGGTCTGGCACCCCTGCACCCAGATGCGCGAGCATCCCGACATCCAGCCGATGTTGCCGATCGTGCGCGGCGAAGGCGCCTGGCTGATCGAGGCCGGCGGCCGGAAGATCCTCGATTCGGGCAGCAGCTGGTGGACCAACCTGCACGGCCATGCCGAGCCGCGCATCGCCGAGGCCATCGCCACGCAGGCGCGCACGCTGGAACAGGTGATCCTGGCCGGCTGCACGCACCCCGCTGCGGTGGAGCTTGCCGAACGCCTGCTCGCCGTGGCCCCGCGCGAACCGGGCCGCCCGCCGCTGACCAAGGTGTTCTTCGCCGACAACGGCTCGGCCGGCGTCGAAGTCGCCCTGAAGATGGCGTTCCAGTGGTTCCAGAACCGCGGCGACGAACCGCGCCGGACCAAGTTCGTCGCGCTGCAGAACGGCTATCACGGCGAGACGCTCGGCGCGCTCGCGGTCGGCGACATTCCGCTGTACCGCCGCGTCTACGCGCCGCTGCTGTGCGAGTCGGTCTTCGCGCCCTCGCCCGACGCCTACACCGCGCGTGCCGGCCAGAGCGCGGCCGGTCATGCCGAAGACGCGGCCGATGCGCTGGCGCATCTGCTCGACGCGCATGCCGGTGAGATCTGCGCGCTGATCCTCGAACCGCTGGTGCAATGCGCGGGCGGCATGCGCATGCACGACCCGGTGTATCTCAAGCGCGTGCGCGAACTGTGCGACGTGCACGGCGTGTTCCTGATCGCCGACGAGATCGCGGTCGGCTTCGGACGCACCGGCACGCTGTTCGCATTCGAACAGGCCGGCGTGCAGCCGGATCTGCTGTGCCTGTCGAAGGGCCTGACCGGCGGCTTCCTGCCGCTGTCGACAGTGCTGGCGACGCAGGCGCTGTACGACGGCTTTCTCGACGCCTCGCGCGAGCGCGCCTTCCTGCATTCGCACAGCTACACCGGCAATCCGCTGGCCTGCGCCGCGGCGCTGGCCTCGCTTGACATCTTCGCCACCGATGACGTGCTTGCGCGCAACCGCGACACGGCCGCGAAGATGGCGACACTCGCGGCGCAGATCGGTGCGCACCGGCACGTTGCCGACACGCGCCAGACCGGCATGATCGTCGCGTTCGAACTCACCCGCGATGGCGACAAGGCCACGCCGTTCGATCCGGCGCTGCGCGTCGGTTTGCGCGCCTATCGGCACGCGGTCGAACGCGGCGTGTTGCTGCGTCCGCTCGGCGACATCCTCTACTGGATGCCGCCCTACTGCATCGACGATGCACAGCTGCAGCTGCTCGCCGACGTCACCGCCGAAGCCATCGAGGCGGGCACCGCATGCGTGTGA
- a CDS encoding 16S rRNA (uracil(1498)-N(3))-methyltransferase — protein MRVIRAFVDRPLATGQPVELPDDAVAHLVRVLRLREGDACVLFNGDGIDHDARLVRVDKRSAVAEITGNRVIDLESPLSITLVQGIARGEKMDWILQKATELGVAAFVPVSSDRSEVKLDAERAAKRLAHWRSVVVSACEQSWRSRIPAVAPPRALAAALADLPADASRWLLDPDATSGLATMTPPSGSIVLAIGPEGGWSTNDRAALIAAGFNGLRLGPRILRTETAGMAAIAALQARFGDLAT, from the coding sequence ATGCGTGTGATCCGCGCCTTCGTCGATCGCCCGCTCGCCACCGGCCAGCCGGTCGAACTGCCCGACGACGCCGTGGCGCATCTGGTGCGTGTACTGCGCCTGCGCGAAGGCGATGCCTGCGTACTGTTCAACGGCGACGGCATCGATCACGACGCACGCCTGGTGCGCGTGGACAAGCGCAGCGCGGTGGCCGAGATCACCGGTAACCGCGTGATCGATCTGGAGTCGCCGCTGTCGATCACCCTGGTCCAGGGCATCGCGCGCGGCGAGAAGATGGACTGGATCCTGCAGAAGGCGACCGAGCTCGGCGTCGCCGCCTTCGTGCCGGTCTCCAGCGATCGCAGTGAAGTGAAGCTCGACGCCGAGCGCGCGGCCAAGCGCCTCGCGCACTGGCGCAGTGTGGTGGTGTCGGCCTGCGAACAGAGCTGGCGTTCGAGGATTCCGGCAGTCGCGCCGCCGCGCGCGCTCGCGGCCGCACTTGCAGATCTGCCTGCAGACGCCTCGCGCTGGCTGCTCGATCCCGATGCGACATCGGGTCTCGCGACGATGACGCCGCCGTCCGGCAGCATCGTGCTCGCGATCGGGCCGGAAGGCGGCTGGTCCACGAACGATCGTGCGGCGTTGATCGCCGCCGGCTTCAATGGATTGCGACTGGGCCCGCGCATCTTGCGTACCGAGACCGCCGGCATGGCCGCGATCGCGGCGCTGCAGGCGCGGTTCGGTGATCTCGCCACCTGA
- a CDS encoding chemotaxis protein CheW yields MSADQEIRGVLIRAGATQLLLPNATISEVLSYSPPEVVANAPDWLLGRLRWRGWRLPLVAFPVLSKQGDERAELASKVVVLKTLGGDARLPFFALLTEGFPRLVTISEANLLDESDGDGDALPFAVRARVRLNDDVALIPDIDLIEQSVREALSA; encoded by the coding sequence GTGAGCGCAGATCAAGAAATCCGCGGTGTGCTGATCCGCGCCGGCGCGACGCAGCTGCTGCTGCCCAATGCGACGATTTCGGAGGTGCTGTCCTACTCGCCGCCCGAAGTGGTGGCGAATGCACCCGACTGGCTGTTGGGCCGTCTACGCTGGCGCGGCTGGCGTCTGCCGCTGGTCGCCTTTCCGGTGCTGTCGAAGCAGGGCGACGAACGCGCCGAACTGGCCAGCAAGGTTGTCGTGCTGAAGACGCTGGGCGGCGATGCGCGCCTGCCGTTCTTCGCGCTGCTGACCGAAGGTTTCCCGCGGCTGGTGACGATTTCCGAAGCGAATCTGCTCGACGAATCCGACGGCGACGGCGATGCGCTCCCGTTCGCGGTACGCGCCCGCGTGCGCCTCAACGACGACGTCGCGCTGATTCCCGATATCGACCTGATCGAACAGTCGGTGCGCGAGGCGCTGTCTGCCTGA
- a CDS encoding chemotaxis protein CheB: MTDAIRTVVLARAGAACDRVVEGLTEAGAELVATLDPSQHAPEALEALAPSVLVVVLDPVDEDALEAFEPAFAAPGRTVIFEEAALVLERTGWDAARWVRHLAAKLRGVGDVLPPSAYNDTPDEGSPLTLEFDAHTEAAAFVASEAPTAPEIERPITPESTSDDGTHLAFDPVAAEFDAPPSVQTPAVEFSFDFELAEYDESSYIPPAAPPGEVRDLNENLAAWSDESTAPVEPPVADAIEADASIDAPVEPAPVPAVESTSEPLTLLDGDALPSFRAAAPVEDDAPAAVTPAKTLQRDLSDLESRISGLSLTDTDSYGNGPVKGVVLIEGGLGGPDAVRQLLGALPEGFPRPVLVRLQLDGGRYDRLVRQMERATAMPVQLAEAGMTVSPGEVYFLPPDLMPNAAGGALRFAEAGDITALADAVPADDSALLFLSGADPSLVDVAMGPAWQGALVGGQSEEGCYDPIAARAVAQRGGPSGSPTDIADWLIARWMPSARRFDSGGLSL, encoded by the coding sequence ATGACTGACGCGATCCGCACCGTGGTGCTGGCGCGCGCAGGTGCCGCGTGTGATCGCGTGGTCGAAGGCCTGACCGAAGCCGGCGCCGAACTGGTCGCGACGCTCGATCCCTCGCAGCACGCGCCGGAAGCACTCGAAGCGCTGGCGCCGTCGGTACTGGTGGTGGTGCTCGATCCCGTCGACGAGGACGCACTCGAAGCCTTCGAGCCGGCCTTCGCCGCGCCCGGCCGCACGGTGATCTTCGAAGAAGCCGCGCTGGTGCTCGAGCGCACCGGCTGGGATGCCGCGCGCTGGGTCCGTCATCTTGCCGCGAAGCTGCGGGGTGTCGGCGATGTGCTGCCGCCATCGGCGTACAACGATACGCCGGACGAGGGGTCCCCGCTGACGCTGGAGTTCGATGCGCACACGGAAGCTGCGGCGTTCGTTGCTTCGGAAGCGCCAACGGCGCCGGAAATCGAAAGGCCGATCACACCGGAATCGACATCCGACGATGGGACGCATCTCGCATTCGATCCGGTCGCGGCCGAGTTCGACGCACCGCCGAGCGTGCAGACGCCTGCTGTGGAGTTCAGTTTCGATTTCGAACTCGCCGAATACGACGAGAGCAGCTACATCCCGCCGGCTGCGCCGCCGGGCGAAGTGCGCGATCTCAACGAGAATCTGGCCGCGTGGTCGGATGAGTCGACCGCGCCGGTCGAGCCGCCGGTCGCGGATGCGATCGAGGCCGATGCATCGATCGATGCGCCCGTAGAGCCCGCACCCGTACCGGCCGTCGAGTCGACATCCGAACCGTTGACGCTGCTCGATGGCGATGCGTTGCCGTCCTTCCGCGCTGCGGCGCCGGTTGAAGACGACGCGCCCGCTGCAGTCACGCCGGCCAAGACGCTGCAGCGCGATCTGTCCGATCTGGAATCACGCATTTCCGGGTTGAGCCTCACCGATACCGACAGCTACGGTAACGGACCGGTCAAGGGCGTCGTGCTGATCGAAGGCGGTCTGGGCGGCCCCGACGCGGTGCGCCAGTTGCTGGGTGCATTGCCCGAAGGCTTTCCGCGTCCGGTACTGGTGCGGCTGCAACTCGATGGCGGTCGTTACGACCGGCTCGTGCGGCAGATGGAACGCGCGACCGCGATGCCGGTGCAGCTGGCCGAAGCGGGCATGACCGTCTCGCCTGGCGAGGTCTATTTCCTGCCGCCGGATCTGATGCCGAACGCGGCCGGTGGCGCACTGCGTTTCGCCGAAGCCGGCGACATCACCGCTCTCGCCGATGCGGTGCCGGCCGACGACAGCGCATTGCTGTTCCTCAGCGGCGCTGATCCGTCGCTCGTCGACGTGGCGATGGGCCCGGCGTGGCAGGGCGCACTCGTTGGCGGCCAGAGCGAAGAAGGCTGCTACGACCCGATCGCCGCGCGCGCGGTCGCGCAGCGCGGTGGTCCGTCGGGCAGTCCGACCGATATCGCCGACTGGCTGATCGCGCGCTGGATGCCGAGCGCGCGCCGTTTCGATTCCGGAGGGTTGTCGCTGTGA